The Brachyhypopomus gauderio isolate BG-103 chromosome 7, BGAUD_0.2, whole genome shotgun sequence genome has a window encoding:
- the tescb gene encoding tescalcin b, with product MGAFHSVPDDHQYRVLAKKTGFSLEQIVILHNRFNQLSHNSEVLRREDFKNIPDLACNPIRSQIVEAFFDKRNFKKEEEGSVQEIGFEEFLTVMSFFRPPGTQLTAEQKEEIRKTKMRFLFNMHDTDNDGTITLEEYRHVVEELLSRSGSLGKETAKSIADAAMLEVASISVGRMGPDEFYAGITFDHFLKILKELEIETRMNIHFLNLDTTVFCK from the exons ATGGGGGCGTTTCATTCCGTGCCAGACGACCACCAGTATCGTGTTTTAGCTAAGAAGACAGGAT TTTCTCTGGAGCAGATTGTAATTCTGCACAATCGCTTCAATCAGCTGAGCCACAACAGCGAGGTCCTTCG GAGGGAAGACTTCAAAAACATTCCAGACCTTGCTTGTAACCCTATTCGATCACAGATTGTAGAAGCTTTCTTTGACAAAAG AAATTTCAAGAAAGAGGAAGAAGGTTCAGTGCAAGAGATTGGTTTTGAGGAGTTCCTCACAGTCATGTCCTTCTTCAGACCTCCAGGAACACAGCTGACAGCAGAGCAGAAAGAGGAGATCAGGAAGACCAAGATGCGTT TCTTGTTTAACATGCACGACACTGACAACGATGGAACGATAACACTGGAGGAATACAGACAC GTGGTGGAAGAGTTGTTGTCCCGCAGTGGATCTCTGGGGAAGGAGACAGCCAAGAGCATTGCGGACGCTGCAATGCTGGAGGTGGCCAGCATCTCCGTGGGACGCATG GGTCCAGATGAGTTTTATGCAGGGATCACATTTGACCATTTTTTGAAG ATTCTGAAAGAGTTGGAAATTGAGACCAGAATGAACATCCATTTCCTAAACTTGGACACAACGGTGTTCTGCAAGTGA
- the cabp7b gene encoding calcium-binding protein 7 translates to MKSECWFALAAMPVRAVTSRFMYRGLCSIPDILSYRPPVTLPEDEVEEIREAFKVFDRDGNGFISKQELGMAMRSLGYMPNEVELEVIIKRLDMDGDGQVGFEEFVTLLGPKLTTTGMPDKFHGADFDSIFWKCDMQKLTVDELKRLLYETFCDHLTMKDIENIIMTEESHVNSSECQIDIDTSPMQQVKHTCVRKSLICAFAIAFIISVMLIAANQMLRRGMK, encoded by the exons ATGAAGTCCGAGTGTTGGTTTGCCCTCGCAGCAATGCCAGTGCGTGCCGTGACCTCTAGGTTCATGTACAGGGGACTATGTTCTATACCAGATATCCTCTCATATCGGCCTCCTGTCACCCTCCCCGAGGACGAAGTAGAGG AGATCCGAGAGGCCTTCAAAGTGTTTGACCGCGATGGGAATGGGTTCATCTCGAAGCAGGAGCTGGGCATGGCCATGAGGTCTCTGGGCTACATGCCAAACGAGGTGGAGCTGGAGGTTATCATCAAGAGACTGGATATGGATG gtgacGGCCAGGTCGGCTTCGAGGAGTTTGTGACACTTCTCGGGCCCAAGCTCACCACGACCGGCATGCCTGACAAGTTTCACGGAGCAGACTTTGACTCCATATTCTGGAAG TGTGATATGCAGAAACTGACTGTGGACGAACTGAAGAGGCTGCTCTACGAAACTTTCTGCGACCACTTGACGATGAAAGACATCGAGAACATCATTATGACCGAGGAGAGCCACGTGAACAGCTCAGAATGCCAAATTGATATCGACA CAAGCCCCATGCAACAAGTCAAGCACACATGTGTGCGAAAGAGCTTGATTTGTGCCTTCGCCATTGCGTTCATCATCAGCGTCATGCTCattgcagccaatcagatgctCAGAAGAGGGATGAAGTGA